CGACATCTCCCGCCTCTACGAGGAGATCGCCGGAGGCAGCCGATGAACTCCCTCGCCAGTCCCGCCCAGGAACCGATGACCGCCACCTTCCTGGACCTGCCTGCCGGCAGCCCCGGCGGCAGCGTCGAACTCTTCCTCGACCTCTACACCGGCGAAAAGCCCCTCATCCCTGCGAGGGCCTTCATGCTCACCCCGGCCGGACCCGGCCCCCGAACGCCAGCCGGCCTCGAACTGCTCAGCGCGGGCGGCAAGTGCCTGGAGGGGCCGGCCTTCGGCCGCTACGTCGCCGCCCTGCGCAGGGCTCTGACGGCCGCGCTCGACCCCTCCCAGATCGACGTCCTCCACCTGCACCACCTCGCCTTCGGTGCCACCCCCGCCTTGATCCGGGCCCTGCCCGCGCACCCCCGCATCGCCCTGGTCCACGGCACCGACCTGATCTTCGCCGAAGCCCACCGCGACCAGCTCCAGGCCCTGCGGGCGACTGCCCGGGCCGCCGACGCCATCGTCGTCCCCACCGGCGCCATGGCCGACCACCTCCTCAAGCTCGCCCCGCAGACCGACCGCCGCAAGATCACCCACATCCCCTGGGGCATCCCCGACCGGCTCCTCACTCACCCGCCCAGCCGCACCGCCCGCACGTCCAAGAGCCACCTCCGCCTGCTGTACGCGGGTCGGCTGACCGCGGAGAAGGGCGCCGAGGCCCTGCTCCGGGGCGTGGCCCCGCTCCAGGGCGTCGAGCTGTCGATCGCCGCCCCCGGCGCCCAGTTCCGCGCGCTGGCCCCAAGGCTGCAACGAGCCGGGGTGAGGGCCCGTTATCTCGGCTGGCTCCGCCGTCCCCAGCTGTGGAAAACGTTCGCCGAGCACGACGTGCTCGTCATGCCATCCACGACCCTGGAGGCCATGGGCCTGGTCGCCCTGGAAGCCCAAGCCTGCGGCCTCCCCGTCCTCTACCAGCCCGTCCCCGGCCTCAGCGAAGCTCTCGCCCGCTCTGGGTTGGCCACGGACTTCACCCATCCCACCGCCCTCGCCCGGGACCTCGACCGCCTGCGAACCGAACCCGGCCTCCTCCCCACCCTGCAGCAGGCGGGATACGCCAACGCCGCCCGGTACCCCCTGTCGAAGACCGCCCGAGAACTGGCCGGCCTCGGCCACCAGCTCACCTGAACACCAGTCGGGGCCGGGCAACGCCCCCACGACCAGCGGCACGCCGTTGCCCGGCCCACCCGTCTCACGTCATTACGCTGGCCGCTGGGATACCCAGACGAAGAGGGAGACCATGGCGTACCGCACCGACCGCATCGAGAACCTTCTGAGCGAAGGCGTCCGCGACAAGGTCTACCCGGGTGCGGTGTGGGCCGTCGGCGACTCCGGCGGAGTCCGGGCGTCGGGTGCCACCGGGGTCCTGGAGCCCGACGAACCGGACGTGAGGATGCGGCCGGACACTGTCTTCGACGCTGCCAGCCTCACCAAGATCCTCGCTGTCTGGGCCTCCATCGGCGCCCTGTGGGAGGACAGCGTCCTCGACCTCGACGCCCCGCTCGGCACCTTCTGGGACGAGGTCACCGGCCACCCCCTCGGGGCCGTAAGCGCCCGCCAGCTCCTGACCCACACCGCCGGCCTCCCCCTCCGGGCCCAGCTGAAGAACCTCTACGGCACCGACCCCGCCGGCATCCGCCGCGGAGTCCTGCACGAAGCCCTCAACCAGCCACCCGGCGAAGCCGTCGAGTACACCGACCGGGCCGCCCTCATCCTCGGCTACCTCGCCGAGCACCTCTCCGGCCAACCTCTCGATCAGCTCTGCGAGACGAGGACCTGGCACCCACTGGGCATGGACTCGACCCGGTTCGGCCCGCTGCCGGCCGACATCGCGTCCCGATGCGCTCCCACCGAACTGGACCAGGACACCGGCACCCACCTCAAGGGCACCGCACACGACTTCTCCGCCCGGCTCCTCGGCGGAGTCTGCGGCATCGCCGGCACCTTCACCGTCCTCGACGACTTGGCCGTCTTCCTGCGCTACATGCTCGACCACACCACGGCCCCCGGCGAGGCCGGCTTCGGTGCCGAGTGGAGCGCCCACTCCGTCACCGTGCAGACCGGCGGCCTCCAGCCCGAGCGCGGCCTGTTCTGGCATCCGGCGCCCGGCACCACCGACGAACAGGACGTCTGGGTCCACTACGGCTTCACCGGCACCGGCATGTGGATCTCCCCCACCCAGGACCGGTGGGCGGTGCTACTGACCAACAAGCTCTACTACACCCGCGACCGCCAGCCGCTGACCGATGTCCGCAACGCCTTCCGCGAGTTGGCGTTCGCCTGAGGCAGCCCTGGCATGTTCCCCAAGGGAACAGCAGCCTGTTTCCTCAGGAAACACCCCCTCTATCCCCCGAGGAAACGGCGGATCCTCTCCGTCTCGGAACACCGATCCCGTTCCGTCTTGGAACGCTCCTGCCGTTCCGAGACGGAACGGCAGGAACAGCCGGCCTCGCCCCGTCTCCCAACAGGGAGCCTTTGTCGGTGCCCTCGTACACAGTCAACTCATGCCCTTGATCGAAGGTCCAGGTCAGCGACTTGGACCTTCTTCGTTGTCCAGGGCGGTGCCGATCGACGGGGCTGCGGCGTGGGGGAGTTCGGCGAGGAGGATCTCGGCGGCCTGGGTGACGTTGTCGGCGTGGACGGCGCGTGCCATGGCCCTGCGGGCGGCCTCGGGCGTGGTGGCGGGCGGGACGACCATGAGGGAGAAGTGGTCGTTGTCGCCGCGGGTGATCAGGACGGTGTCGTCGCCGACGGGGAAGGAGTCGAGGTGCACGACCCGGTCGTCGACGGTCAGGCGAGTGGGGATGTCGTTCCAGGCGGAGGCGTCCAGGCCGACTCGGGTGATGGGCCCGAGGTGTTCGGTCAGGGCGGTGATCAGCGGGGGGATCTCCCGCTCGACGTCACGCGAGCGCGGCCACCAGGCGCCGTCGAGGAGGCTCTGCCGGGACCCCGTCGTCTCCAGCCGGAGCAGCGCGGTGCCCGGTCCGACGGCCCGGTGGACCTCGTCCGGCAGGAGGCGTGACGGCGTGTGGGGAATGCCTGTGTCGGTCATGGTCGGTCCGCCCGTCCACGGATGGTGCCGCTGCCGCCCGAACCGGTGCCACGGCGGACGCCGGGCCGGTGAGCGGGGCGACGGCCCCGTTCTTTCACCGTACTCCGGGAGAACCCGCGGACGCGCCGCTCCCCGCTGCGGAGCCGATCGGCACCGGCGGCTTCGGACGTACCGTGGACGTACCGAGGCATGCCCGCTCCGGGCGTGCGCGGGCGGGTCGCCGATGGGAAAGGACGGTGCCGCCTTGGACCGCAACGAGCCGGAAGCCGAAGCCCTGCCGCCGCCGGGGTACGCCGAAGTCCGCATCGTCGCCGCCACCCCGGACGCCGCCCGGATGGTGACCGATGTCCTCCGTCACTGCTTCGCCGGTGACGAGCAGCGCAGCTACCCCGCCCCCGGCGGAGGCACCCGCCTCCACCTCACCGTCGACACCGCCCACACCGCCGAACCGGCCCGGTCCTGGCTGGCCACCAGCAGGCCCCCGAGCGGCACGGGGCCCCACTCCCAGGAACCCTGACCAGGGGGCGGAGCCTACGGCGCGCGTGGCGGCCCCGGTCGCCGCGGAGCATCCTGGAAGCCGCACCGCGATACCGACGGATCGGCCCGTCGGCACCGGACCAGGGCGTTGCCCCGCCGCCCGCCTGGAGGCCCCCGGATGACCGTCGGACCGCACGAGGACGGGGACCCCGACCGCTCGGAGAGCTTCGGGGAGATGCTGCTGGGCGGGCTCCTGGACCACGCCCACGCGTTGCCGCCCGACCGGGTCGGATCGGCCCTCGCCGACGCGATCGCCCGAATCGGGGGCCGCGAGGTACAGATCCTGCTCCAGGACTACGGGCAGCAGAGCCTGGTCCCCCTCGCCGGGGGCGGACTGGAGGACGGCGAGCCCCTGCCCATCGACGGTTCGGCGGCCGGCCGCTGCTTTCTCACCTCGCGCCCGGTCGAGGTGCCGCTGGCCGACGGGGTGCGGGTCCACGTCCCGCTGCTGGACGGCGGCGACCAGGCCGGCGTCCTGGCCGTCACCCTGGAGGCGGTCGACGACGACGCCCGCCGTATCCTGCGCAGGCTCGCGGCCCTGGCCGCCGACACGATGCGGACCAAGAACGGCTACACCGACCTCTTCTTCCGCACCCGTCGCAGCGAACCGATGAGCGTCGCCGCCGAGATCCAGTGGTCGCTCCTGCCGCCCCTGGCCATGACGATGCCCCACGTCGCGGTCGCCGGAGTCCTGGAACCCGCCTACGACGTGGCCGGCGACAGCTTCGACTACGCCCTGAACGGCGACGTCCTCCACCTCGCCATGATCGACGCCATGGGCCACGGCCTGGACGCGGCGACCATGGCGACCGTGGCCATCGGCGCGTACCGGCACGCCCGCCGGACCAGCGTCGAACTGTCGGAGATCTACCTCTTCATGGACCGGGCCGTCGCCGAGCAGTTCGCCCCCGACCACTTCGTCACTGCGCAGATGATGCGGCTCGACACCGGCACCGGCCGCCTCCAGTGGGTCAACGCCGGACACCCCGCCCCCATGCTGATCCGCGACCACCGCGTCGTACGCCGCCTCGACAGCCCCACCACCCTCCCCGTCGGCTTCGGCGGAGACCAGCCGCAGGTCAGCGAAGTGACGCTCGCGCCCGGGGACCGGATCCTCTGCTTCACCGACGGACTGATCGAGGAACACGAGACCGGGCAGGAGGAGTTCGGCGAGGACCAGCTGATCGACTGGGTCCACCGGTTGGACCGGGCCGACCGGGGCGTACGGGCCGTGGCACGCGACCTGTCCCACACGCTCAGACGGGCCCGCGGCGAGACCACCACCGACGACGCCACCCTCGTCCTCGTCGAGTGGCGCGGACGAAGGTGACGGGGCCTCCGGGCGTCCGGCGGCCCGGCCCACCGGAAGAACCGGCCCGGCCCACCGCCCCCGTCCAGCTACGGCACGGAGTACGTTGGAGGTACCGGGAGCACTTCGTACACCCGCCGTCACGCGGACGTCGTTCCTGGCGATCACTAAGCCGGGGTGCCCGCAGGCGCCCCGGGGACAGGTCCCGGTCTCATGACCAGCACCACCGCTCCCACCCGCCAGGCGCGCCTGGCACTCACACCGCGCACCTCCATGGCCGGGCTGCTGGACGGCGCCTGGTGGCCCTACTCACGCGATCTCGCCACCGAGCTGCCGCCCCTGGTGAACGCGCTGCGGGACCGCTTCGGACGCGTCACGCGCATCACCGCGAACCCCATGCCCTGGCCCGTCGCCCCGTACCAGGTCCCCGTCGGCGGATACGCCGTGCACGTCGGCTGGTTCACCGACCAGGCTCCCGACACGATGATCCTGCTCTCGTACAACCTCGGCCGCTGCGACCTGCTCGTGATTCCCCCGGAGACCGAACCCTCCTCCGCCGCGCGTCTGATGGCTGCCGCGTCCGCCCCGGGCAACGTCCACACCACCGGCACCCTGATGTCCGAGGAGCACGAGACCGGTCGTCTCCTGCGGGGGGCAGGGGCCGGTGAGGACGCCTGGGAAACGGACGGCGGCGCCTCCCGGCAGCCCCAGCCCCG
This is a stretch of genomic DNA from Streptomyces sp. R44. It encodes these proteins:
- a CDS encoding glycosyltransferase family 4 protein, with the protein product MNSLASPAQEPMTATFLDLPAGSPGGSVELFLDLYTGEKPLIPARAFMLTPAGPGPRTPAGLELLSAGGKCLEGPAFGRYVAALRRALTAALDPSQIDVLHLHHLAFGATPALIRALPAHPRIALVHGTDLIFAEAHRDQLQALRATARAADAIVVPTGAMADHLLKLAPQTDRRKITHIPWGIPDRLLTHPPSRTARTSKSHLRLLYAGRLTAEKGAEALLRGVAPLQGVELSIAAPGAQFRALAPRLQRAGVRARYLGWLRRPQLWKTFAEHDVLVMPSTTLEAMGLVALEAQACGLPVLYQPVPGLSEALARSGLATDFTHPTALARDLDRLRTEPGLLPTLQQAGYANAARYPLSKTARELAGLGHQLT
- a CDS encoding serine hydrolase domain-containing protein; translated protein: MAYRTDRIENLLSEGVRDKVYPGAVWAVGDSGGVRASGATGVLEPDEPDVRMRPDTVFDAASLTKILAVWASIGALWEDSVLDLDAPLGTFWDEVTGHPLGAVSARQLLTHTAGLPLRAQLKNLYGTDPAGIRRGVLHEALNQPPGEAVEYTDRAALILGYLAEHLSGQPLDQLCETRTWHPLGMDSTRFGPLPADIASRCAPTELDQDTGTHLKGTAHDFSARLLGGVCGIAGTFTVLDDLAVFLRYMLDHTTAPGEAGFGAEWSAHSVTVQTGGLQPERGLFWHPAPGTTDEQDVWVHYGFTGTGMWISPTQDRWAVLLTNKLYYTRDRQPLTDVRNAFRELAFA
- a CDS encoding DUF5994 family protein, with translation MTDTGIPHTPSRLLPDEVHRAVGPGTALLRLETTGSRQSLLDGAWWPRSRDVEREIPPLITALTEHLGPITRVGLDASAWNDIPTRLTVDDRVVHLDSFPVGDDTVLITRGDNDHFSLMVVPPATTPEAARRAMARAVHADNVTQAAEILLAELPHAAAPSIGTALDNEEGPSR
- a CDS encoding PP2C family protein-serine/threonine phosphatase, with translation MTVGPHEDGDPDRSESFGEMLLGGLLDHAHALPPDRVGSALADAIARIGGREVQILLQDYGQQSLVPLAGGGLEDGEPLPIDGSAAGRCFLTSRPVEVPLADGVRVHVPLLDGGDQAGVLAVTLEAVDDDARRILRRLAALAADTMRTKNGYTDLFFRTRRSEPMSVAAEIQWSLLPPLAMTMPHVAVAGVLEPAYDVAGDSFDYALNGDVLHLAMIDAMGHGLDAATMATVAIGAYRHARRTSVELSEIYLFMDRAVAEQFAPDHFVTAQMMRLDTGTGRLQWVNAGHPAPMLIRDHRVVRRLDSPTTLPVGFGGDQPQVSEVTLAPGDRILCFTDGLIEEHETGQEEFGEDQLIDWVHRLDRADRGVRAVARDLSHTLRRARGETTTDDATLVLVEWRGRR
- a CDS encoding DUF5994 family protein, translated to MTSTTAPTRQARLALTPRTSMAGLLDGAWWPYSRDLATELPPLVNALRDRFGRVTRITANPMPWPVAPYQVPVGGYAVHVGWFTDQAPDTMILLSYNLGRCDLLVIPPETEPSSAARLMAAASAPGNVHTTGTLMSEEHETGRLLRGAGAGEDAWETDGGASRQPQPRSHPRPVVGARMIYLPQGMRR